One Thiocapsa bogorovii DNA segment encodes these proteins:
- a CDS encoding formylglycine-generating enzyme family protein, which translates to MVDKTNLQPPQRDRTETESLRQALGEVRREAQQEVVRINRQLAERSATEVGAASAAEQLALRQELEGLQRTLGGKEQALDAITEECRRLEDVLEDQHLVFDGLRKEVERRDLSLKAAQDEVGRLRQALLDLQAQGSEPPVLDPTSPGRPAAEAPRTRRRAIRLGLWPLLLLPVLALLVIVVWLRADRAPAPAAPQTVLPEYSGPETATAEGALLPGYASTPDPAAPSIVSIPTQRDRLRDGGYGPTLARLPGGRFRMGRNLTVASDFGPAREVEIAPFLMGVYEVTFGEYDRFARATGRGLPKDFGWGRGNRPVVGVSWDDARGYTSWLSRETGRSYRLPSEAEWEYAARAGGRGSYWWGFGLEENRAVCFDCGSAWDNRSTAPVGSFESSPFGLHDTAGNVMEWVADCYQPGYDDAPRDGRARTDGPCTYRVARGGAFNKPSASMRTYVRARFVPGTRLDMLGFRVARDL; encoded by the coding sequence ATGGTCGACAAAACGAACCTACAGCCTCCGCAACGCGATCGCACCGAGACCGAGTCACTGCGCCAGGCCCTCGGCGAAGTGCGTCGCGAGGCCCAGCAGGAGGTCGTGCGCATCAATCGCCAGTTGGCTGAGCGTTCCGCGACCGAGGTCGGAGCAGCCTCGGCCGCGGAGCAACTCGCCCTTCGTCAGGAGCTCGAGGGCCTTCAGCGGACTCTCGGCGGGAAAGAACAGGCCCTCGACGCGATCACCGAGGAATGCCGACGCCTCGAAGACGTGTTGGAGGATCAGCATCTGGTCTTCGACGGCCTGCGCAAAGAGGTCGAGCGTCGCGACCTCTCCTTGAAGGCCGCCCAAGACGAGGTCGGCCGCTTGAGACAAGCCCTGCTCGATCTGCAGGCGCAGGGAAGCGAGCCGCCGGTGCTTGATCCGACATCGCCGGGCAGGCCCGCGGCCGAGGCACCTCGGACCCGACGCCGCGCAATCCGCCTTGGTCTCTGGCCGCTGCTTCTTCTCCCGGTGCTCGCGTTGCTCGTCATCGTCGTGTGGCTGCGTGCCGATCGCGCGCCGGCCCCGGCGGCGCCGCAAACCGTCCTTCCGGAATACTCGGGACCGGAGACCGCGACCGCCGAAGGTGCGCTGCTGCCAGGCTACGCGTCGACGCCCGATCCCGCGGCGCCATCAATCGTTTCGATCCCGACCCAGCGTGATCGGCTGCGCGACGGCGGGTATGGCCCGACGCTCGCGAGGCTCCCCGGAGGGCGTTTCCGGATGGGCCGGAATCTCACGGTCGCAAGCGATTTCGGGCCGGCGCGCGAGGTCGAGATCGCGCCCTTCCTGATGGGTGTCTACGAGGTTACCTTCGGGGAATACGATCGTTTCGCCCGGGCCACCGGCCGGGGACTTCCCAAGGACTTCGGCTGGGGCCGAGGCAACCGCCCGGTGGTCGGGGTGAGCTGGGACGATGCCCGAGGCTACACCTCCTGGCTGTCTCGCGAGACCGGACGCAGCTACCGGCTGCCCAGCGAGGCTGAATGGGAGTATGCGGCGCGCGCCGGCGGACGCGGATCCTACTGGTGGGGATTCGGGCTGGAGGAGAATCGCGCGGTCTGTTTCGATTGCGGCAGCGCCTGGGACAACCGATCGACGGCGCCCGTGGGGAGCTTTGAATCGAGCCCCTTCGGTCTACACGACACGGCCGGGAATGTCATGGAGTGGGTCGCGGACTGTTATCAGCCGGGCTACGACGACGCACCACGCGACGGGCGCGCCCGCACGGACGGTCCTTGCACCTATCGTGTTGCCCGGGGCGGTGCGTTCAACAAGCCGTCGGCCTCGATGCGGACCTATGTTCGCGCACGCTTTGTTCCGGGCACGCGTCTGGATATGCTGGGGTTTCGCGTTGCACGTGATCTCTGA